The following coding sequences lie in one Gemmatimonadota bacterium genomic window:
- a CDS encoding ABC transporter ATP-binding protein — translation MTVELAHVSKWYGNIVAVNDVSFTLTPGVTGLLGPNGAGKSTILHMLVGLLRPSSGTVTVNGVPSWQHPEIYRTLGFVPESESVYSFLTGYELVRLNARLQQLPDADAAVKRAIDLVEMTAAQGRPVATYSKGMRQRIKIAAMLVHSPTVLLLDEPFNGMDPKQRLQMMAVLRRLADAGSTILVSSHILEEVDRLADTVLVIIGGRLAASGTSRVIRQLMTDRPHTFTVRTSDDRLLASSLIRQDVTASVEVTPAGLSIRTSDLGAFTRALPRLARESNVSILEVHPADESLESVFSYLVQG, via the coding sequence GTGACCGTCGAACTCGCGCACGTCTCGAAGTGGTATGGCAACATCGTCGCGGTGAACGATGTCTCGTTCACCCTCACCCCCGGTGTCACCGGATTGCTCGGCCCGAATGGCGCCGGCAAGTCGACGATCCTCCACATGCTGGTCGGGTTGCTGCGCCCCTCGAGCGGTACCGTGACCGTCAACGGCGTGCCGTCGTGGCAGCATCCGGAGATTTACCGCACCCTCGGCTTCGTCCCCGAAAGCGAGTCGGTGTACAGCTTCCTGACCGGCTATGAGTTGGTGCGCCTCAACGCCCGGTTGCAGCAACTGCCCGATGCCGATGCCGCGGTCAAGCGCGCCATCGACCTCGTGGAGATGACCGCGGCGCAGGGCCGGCCGGTGGCGACCTATTCCAAGGGGATGCGGCAGCGCATCAAGATCGCCGCGATGCTGGTCCACTCCCCCACGGTGCTGCTGCTCGACGAGCCCTTCAACGGGATGGACCCGAAGCAGCGGCTGCAGATGATGGCGGTGCTGCGCCGGCTCGCCGACGCCGGCAGCACCATCCTCGTGTCGTCGCACATCCTGGAAGAAGTCGATCGCCTAGCGGATACCGTGCTGGTGATCATCGGCGGCCGGCTCGCCGCCTCCGGAACCAGCCGGGTCATTCGGCAGTTGATGACCGACCGGCCGCATACCTTCACCGTGCGGACGAGCGACGACCGATTGCTGGCATCGAGCCTCATTCGGCAGGATGTCACGGCAAGTGTCGAGGTGACGCCCGCCGGGCTGAGCATCCGGACGTCGGACTTGGGTGCCTTCACGAGAGCGTTGCCCAGACTGGCGCGTGAGTCGAACGTCTCGATTCTCGAGGTGCATCCGGCCGACGAATCGCTCGAGAGCGTCTTCTCCTACCTGGTGCAGGGGTAA
- a CDS encoding ABC transporter permease subunit, with product MLFNPVLAGLTVRQALAKRRWMIVLLLAALPVVMATLIHLYGTVDDEPLQIVAIPIMTLIYTVVVPVIALILASSSFGAEIEDGTVIYLLAKPISRTEIVLTKLVVTALICMTLAAVTTLGAGVSLVRGLDPTGLVLGLTAGASLGAFLYTVIFLALGLITKRGMLIGLTYLVVWEGALGSFFKGTRVLSVRQYMLAVADAISTVNAEVFVALLAPKTAYIMSGVVAVAAVTLCIRKLRTFEVGQAE from the coding sequence ATGCTCTTCAACCCTGTGCTGGCCGGGCTGACCGTGCGCCAGGCGCTCGCCAAGCGACGCTGGATGATCGTCCTCCTGCTGGCCGCCCTGCCGGTGGTGATGGCAACGCTGATTCATCTCTACGGTACGGTCGACGACGAACCGCTGCAGATCGTCGCCATTCCGATCATGACGCTGATCTACACCGTGGTCGTTCCGGTCATCGCGCTGATTCTCGCGAGTTCCTCCTTCGGCGCGGAGATCGAGGATGGCACCGTGATCTACCTGCTGGCGAAGCCGATCTCGCGCACGGAGATCGTTCTCACCAAGCTCGTCGTCACGGCCCTCATCTGCATGACGCTGGCCGCCGTGACGACCCTTGGCGCCGGGGTGAGTCTGGTGCGCGGGCTCGACCCCACCGGATTGGTGCTCGGCCTGACAGCCGGTGCCTCGCTCGGTGCCTTCCTCTACACCGTGATCTTCCTGGCCCTCGGCCTGATCACCAAACGCGGGATGCTGATCGGGCTGACGTATCTGGTGGTGTGGGAGGGAGCCCTCGGCTCCTTCTTCAAGGGAACCCGGGTGCTCAGCGTGCGGCAGTACATGCTCGCCGTCGCCGACGCGATCAGCACCGTCAACGCCGAGGTGTTCGTGGCGTTGCTGGCGCCGAAGACCGCCTACATCATGAGCGGAGTGGTTGCGGTGGCGGCGGTCACCCTCTGCATTCGGAAGTTGCGGACCTTCGAGGTCGGGCAAGCCGAGTAG
- a CDS encoding CocE/NonD family hydrolase, translating to MTIRTSRRGGARWAVMLVVLVALGAGALAARRRVPVLAGEWDVYIALSAKPKFGFEGWRRMAYAHFAGTDSANAGFLRRRTGAPMLTVAKVTTKGDSLLLAQDANTVLRAAWHGDTLEGVQYTNDRPMDRRYRLVRRATPGAPEPTHQIWKMPASDSQYATVVDTTTLMPVRDGTMLETYIVRPVGPGPFGVVMQRSPYRASNPGPGRWWAARGYIFVGQLVRERGKSTGRIEEFGDYSHDIEDGYDAVEWAAKLPGANGKVGLIGHSDEGRLAWYAAVSAPPHLAAIAPSAATSDPWRIVPYAAMAFGPINISWACMMRDRNMATNGADLEIGEAITHLPLSALPARLGCAPNAIWDRWIAHPTLDAFWRARAVTTYIDKVKVPAMSLAGWHDDARGPLDYTNALLKVKNHPAWHLVMGVHAHKGVDYVAGDFGPQARYEYRDMQIRWFDHFLLGRDNGVEKMPPVDIFVQGDNSWRQEQEWPLKRARAMKWYVSSGGRAQTSAGDGVLDTLPPRGAVADTFTYNPGDPTPYLIDSRELEESLNEDYTKLNATRRDALVFTSKPLTKPLEVTGEMTATIWAASDAKDTDWAVMLLDVFPDGHAERVQDGFVRARFRKGMDKVIPLVKGQVEQYEIDLWFTSKVFAPGHRLRVSITSALFPKYNRNLNTGGNNEKESTFVSAHQRLIHDAAHPSHIVLPVIPR from the coding sequence ATGACGATTCGAACCTCGCGCAGGGGCGGTGCCCGCTGGGCCGTCATGCTGGTCGTGCTGGTCGCGCTCGGCGCGGGCGCCCTCGCGGCGCGCCGCCGCGTGCCGGTCCTCGCCGGCGAATGGGACGTGTACATCGCCCTGAGCGCCAAGCCGAAGTTCGGCTTCGAGGGATGGCGGCGGATGGCGTACGCGCACTTCGCCGGCACCGACTCGGCCAACGCCGGCTTCCTGCGTCGGCGCACCGGTGCCCCGATGCTGACGGTGGCCAAGGTGACGACCAAGGGCGACTCCCTCCTGCTGGCACAGGACGCCAACACGGTGCTCCGCGCCGCGTGGCACGGCGACACGCTCGAAGGGGTGCAGTACACCAACGACCGGCCGATGGATCGCCGGTATCGGTTGGTTCGCCGGGCGACCCCCGGCGCCCCCGAGCCGACCCATCAGATCTGGAAGATGCCGGCGTCGGACTCGCAGTATGCCACCGTGGTCGACACCACGACGCTGATGCCGGTCCGTGACGGCACCATGCTGGAGACGTACATCGTCCGCCCGGTCGGGCCCGGGCCGTTCGGGGTCGTCATGCAGCGCTCGCCGTACCGCGCGTCCAACCCTGGTCCGGGGCGGTGGTGGGCTGCGCGTGGCTACATCTTCGTCGGCCAGCTGGTGCGCGAGCGCGGCAAGTCCACGGGCAGGATCGAGGAGTTCGGCGACTACAGCCATGACATCGAGGACGGCTACGACGCCGTCGAGTGGGCGGCGAAGCTCCCAGGCGCCAACGGCAAGGTCGGCTTGATTGGCCACTCCGACGAGGGCCGGCTGGCCTGGTACGCTGCGGTGAGCGCCCCGCCGCACCTCGCGGCGATCGCGCCCTCCGCGGCGACCAGCGACCCCTGGCGGATCGTCCCGTACGCCGCGATGGCGTTCGGCCCGATCAACATCAGCTGGGCCTGCATGATGCGGGATCGGAACATGGCCACCAACGGGGCGGACCTCGAAATCGGCGAGGCGATCACCCACCTCCCGCTCTCCGCGCTGCCGGCGCGCCTGGGGTGCGCCCCCAACGCGATCTGGGACCGCTGGATCGCGCACCCGACACTCGACGCGTTCTGGCGCGCGCGCGCCGTCACCACCTACATCGACAAGGTGAAGGTGCCGGCGATGTCCCTGGCCGGTTGGCACGACGACGCGCGTGGCCCGCTCGACTACACCAACGCGCTCCTCAAGGTGAAGAATCACCCGGCGTGGCATCTGGTCATGGGCGTCCATGCTCACAAGGGCGTGGATTACGTCGCCGGCGACTTCGGACCGCAGGCGCGTTACGAATACCGCGACATGCAGATCCGCTGGTTCGACCACTTCCTGCTCGGCCGGGACAACGGCGTCGAGAAGATGCCGCCGGTCGACATCTTCGTGCAGGGCGACAACAGCTGGCGTCAGGAGCAGGAGTGGCCGCTCAAGCGGGCGCGGGCGATGAAGTGGTATGTCTCGTCGGGCGGGCGGGCGCAGACGAGTGCGGGCGACGGCGTGCTCGACACCCTGCCGCCGCGCGGCGCGGTGGCCGACACCTTCACCTACAACCCCGGCGACCCGACGCCGTACCTGATCGATTCGCGCGAGCTCGAAGAGTCGCTGAACGAGGACTACACCAAGTTGAATGCCACCCGGCGCGACGCACTGGTCTTCACCTCGAAGCCGCTCACCAAGCCGCTCGAAGTCACCGGCGAGATGACGGCGACGATCTGGGCCGCCAGCGACGCCAAGGACACCGACTGGGCCGTCATGCTGCTCGATGTCTTTCCTGACGGCCACGCCGAGCGGGTGCAGGACGGCTTTGTGCGGGCGCGCTTCCGGAAGGGGATGGACAAGGTGATCCCGCTGGTGAAGGGGCAGGTCGAGCAGTACGAGATCGACCTCTGGTTCACTTCGAAGGTGTTCGCCCCCGGGCACCGGCTCCGGGTCAGCATCACCTCGGCGCTCTTCCCGAAGTACAACCGGAACCTGAACACCGGTGGCAACAACGAGAAGGAGTCGACCTTCGTCTCGGCGCATCAGCGACTGATCCACGACGCGGCCCACCCGAGCCACATCGTGCTGCCCGTCATCCCGCGCTAG
- a CDS encoding APC family permease: MTLAQDEARVEAHSAGLKKELGVRDLALTQILFIIGLTWIGVAGKLGPSHVVLWLTAMVLFYLPMAAVVIYLNQLMPLEGGLYQWAKLGFNPKIGFLLAWNLWLYVIVFTSEIGIQCATYLSYALGPSAAWMTSSSWFVALSSAIILTLMATAATIGLAVGKWVHNIGGVFMLIIFGVLIALPFIGLATGHLGEFHPFRTELPEMSLLNLNILGKMGFGALGGFEYMAILAGETRAPASAIRRSVYIAAPIIAVMFILGTATVVAYVPTNEIDLIGPMPQVLRAGFEPFGIAGPLVTIAILMTLAMRVAQVSVSFTAVTRLPMVAGWDRMLPAAFSKLHPRYRTPVNSILLVAVCSFVLSLVSQVGVGQAEAFQLLFNAGGIFYALAYVVMFSIPLFGLRNVTPRPSPLLRVASLSGLLMTLLYIVVAVFPIIPVESVGSFALKIGLVVLVMNLVGVAILVAAQRRSSSVPDIGA; the protein is encoded by the coding sequence ATGACGCTGGCTCAAGACGAGGCACGGGTCGAGGCGCACAGCGCCGGGCTCAAGAAGGAGCTTGGCGTCCGGGACCTGGCGCTCACCCAGATCCTCTTCATCATCGGCCTTACCTGGATCGGCGTGGCGGGGAAGCTCGGACCGTCGCACGTGGTGCTCTGGCTGACCGCCATGGTGCTCTTCTACCTGCCGATGGCAGCGGTCGTGATCTACCTGAACCAGTTGATGCCGCTGGAAGGTGGGTTGTATCAGTGGGCCAAGCTGGGGTTCAATCCGAAGATCGGATTTCTGCTGGCGTGGAATCTCTGGCTGTACGTGATCGTCTTCACGTCGGAGATCGGCATCCAGTGCGCGACCTACCTCTCCTATGCGCTCGGTCCGAGTGCGGCGTGGATGACGTCGAGCAGCTGGTTCGTCGCGCTTTCGTCGGCGATCATCCTCACCTTGATGGCCACGGCGGCAACCATCGGCCTGGCCGTAGGCAAGTGGGTGCACAATATCGGCGGCGTCTTCATGCTGATCATCTTCGGCGTGCTGATCGCGTTGCCGTTCATCGGGCTGGCGACCGGACATCTCGGCGAGTTCCACCCCTTCCGGACCGAGCTCCCCGAGATGTCGCTCCTCAACCTGAACATCCTCGGGAAGATGGGATTCGGCGCCCTCGGCGGCTTCGAGTACATGGCGATCCTCGCCGGCGAGACGCGCGCCCCGGCAAGCGCGATCCGTCGCTCGGTGTACATCGCCGCCCCGATCATCGCGGTCATGTTCATCCTCGGCACGGCGACGGTCGTCGCGTATGTCCCGACCAATGAGATCGACCTGATTGGGCCGATGCCGCAGGTGCTGCGGGCGGGCTTCGAGCCGTTCGGCATTGCGGGGCCACTGGTGACGATCGCGATCCTGATGACGCTGGCGATGCGCGTGGCGCAGGTCAGCGTCAGCTTCACCGCAGTCACGCGGCTCCCGATGGTGGCCGGCTGGGACCGGATGCTACCGGCGGCGTTCAGCAAGCTGCATCCGCGCTACCGGACGCCGGTGAACTCGATCCTGCTAGTGGCGGTCTGCTCGTTCGTCCTGTCGCTGGTGAGCCAGGTCGGCGTCGGGCAAGCGGAAGCGTTCCAGCTGCTGTTCAACGCGGGCGGCATCTTCTACGCGCTGGCATACGTGGTGATGTTCTCGATCCCGTTGTTCGGGTTGCGGAACGTCACGCCGCGGCCCTCGCCGCTGCTGCGGGTTGCCTCGCTGTCCGGCCTGTTGATGACGCTGTTGTATATCGTGGTCGCGGTCTTTCCGATCATTCCGGTGGAGAGCGTGGGGAGTTTTGCGCTCAAGATCGGTCTGGTGGTGCTGGTGATGAACCTGGTCGGCGTTGCCATCCTGGTTGCCGCCCAGCGGCGATCTTCCTCGGTTCCGGACATTGGAGCGTAA
- a CDS encoding dipeptidase, giving the protein MTDIMPVLEHLDAAHDRILAELVEFASIPSVSTDPAHAADMHAAAEWVAAKLQAAGPFTVQIMPTAGNSIVYGEWLGAQGAPTVLVYGHYDVQPVDPIELWTTPPFQPTVRDGRLYARGISDDKGPMFIPIKVAEAFFAVDGRLPLNVKFMLEGEEEVGSSHLEEFVEANRALLAADVVISADGAMWRIDEPSITIANRGLCGLELTLRGASKDLHSGRHGGSVANPLHAMAQLIASLHDAEGRVAVAGFYDQVVELSAAERAEIAALPFDEATYLAQVGAPAAVGEPGYTTIERQWTRPTLEVNGMWGGYQGPGQKTVVPSEAHAKITCRLVPDQSPDDVVALVMRHLEAHVPAGTTLSAQVADHGARAARIPRDHPALTSAEAALRDTYGTPPLIVRMGGTVPVAEIFQRTMGLGTVFFSFSTGDEDFHAPNEFFRIHRLHEGLAAWTRLWDRLGKERTA; this is encoded by the coding sequence ATGACAGACATCATGCCGGTGCTCGAGCACCTCGACGCGGCGCACGACCGGATCCTGGCTGAACTGGTGGAGTTTGCCAGCATCCCCAGCGTCAGCACCGACCCAGCGCATGCCGCCGACATGCACGCCGCGGCCGAGTGGGTCGCCGCCAAGTTGCAGGCCGCCGGGCCGTTCACGGTGCAGATCATGCCCACGGCCGGCAACAGCATCGTCTACGGCGAGTGGCTCGGCGCCCAGGGTGCGCCGACCGTGCTGGTCTACGGACACTACGATGTGCAGCCGGTCGACCCGATTGAGCTCTGGACCACGCCACCCTTCCAGCCGACGGTGCGCGACGGCCGCCTCTACGCCCGCGGCATCTCCGACGACAAGGGACCGATGTTCATCCCGATCAAGGTCGCCGAGGCGTTCTTCGCCGTGGATGGGCGGTTGCCGCTCAACGTGAAGTTCATGCTCGAGGGTGAGGAAGAGGTCGGCAGCAGCCACCTCGAGGAGTTTGTCGAGGCGAACCGCGCCCTGCTCGCCGCCGACGTGGTCATCTCCGCCGACGGCGCGATGTGGCGGATCGACGAACCGTCGATCACGATTGCCAACCGTGGCCTCTGCGGGCTCGAACTGACGCTCCGCGGCGCGTCGAAGGACCTGCACTCCGGGCGCCATGGTGGCAGCGTCGCCAATCCGTTGCATGCGATGGCGCAGCTGATTGCCTCGCTGCACGACGCCGAGGGACGCGTGGCGGTGGCCGGGTTCTATGACCAGGTGGTCGAGCTGAGCGCGGCGGAGCGTGCCGAGATTGCCGCGCTGCCGTTCGATGAGGCGACGTACCTGGCGCAGGTTGGCGCGCCCGCGGCGGTCGGGGAGCCGGGCTACACCACGATCGAGCGGCAGTGGACGCGGCCCACGCTCGAGGTGAACGGGATGTGGGGTGGCTATCAGGGGCCGGGGCAGAAGACGGTGGTGCCGTCGGAGGCGCACGCCAAGATCACCTGCCGCCTGGTGCCGGATCAGTCGCCGGACGACGTGGTGGCGCTGGTGATGCGCCACCTCGAGGCACACGTCCCGGCGGGAACCACGCTCAGCGCGCAGGTGGCAGACCACGGCGCACGCGCCGCACGGATTCCCCGCGACCACCCGGCGCTCACGTCGGCTGAGGCCGCGTTGCGCGACACGTACGGCACGCCACCGTTGATCGTCCGCATGGGCGGCACGGTACCGGTGGCCGAGATCTTCCAGCGCACCATGGGGCTCGGCACCGTCTTCTTCTCCTTCTCGACCGGCGACGAGGACTTTCACGCGCCGAACGAGTTCTTCCGCATCCATCGACTGCACGAGGGGCTGGCCGCCTGGACCAGGCTCTGGGATCGGCTCGGCAAGGAGCGCACGGCATGA
- a CDS encoding glucose 1-dehydrogenase codes for MNQDFSGRTAIVTGAAHGFGRAIALAFATRGASVWACDVLEDEVMETERLCRAAGGDCTARVVDVRDKPAVERLATEAAQATGSVHVLVNNAGGVLGQVGQPLEQVLPEQWQAIFDVNVTGAFHFAQAVAPGMKTAKSGRIINISSGAGLGISLTGIQAYASAKAAQIGLTRQLAHELGPWGITVNNVAPGFVRSNPTTERQWESYGPEKQRALVESIALKRLGTVEDIAAGVLFFASESARWVTGQVLSIDGGR; via the coding sequence GTGAATCAGGACTTCAGCGGCCGGACCGCCATCGTCACCGGTGCGGCACACGGCTTCGGCCGGGCGATTGCGCTCGCCTTCGCCACGCGCGGCGCCAGCGTCTGGGCGTGCGACGTGCTCGAGGACGAAGTGATGGAGACCGAGCGGCTCTGCCGGGCAGCCGGTGGTGACTGCACCGCGCGGGTCGTCGACGTGCGCGACAAGCCCGCAGTCGAGCGACTGGCGACCGAGGCCGCGCAGGCGACGGGATCCGTGCACGTTCTGGTGAACAACGCCGGCGGCGTGCTCGGGCAGGTCGGACAACCACTGGAACAGGTTCTCCCCGAACAGTGGCAGGCGATCTTCGACGTGAACGTCACCGGCGCCTTCCACTTCGCACAGGCGGTGGCGCCCGGGATGAAAACGGCGAAGTCCGGCCGCATCATCAACATCTCCAGCGGCGCCGGCCTCGGCATCTCGCTCACCGGCATCCAGGCCTACGCCTCGGCGAAGGCGGCGCAGATCGGGCTCACCCGGCAGTTGGCGCATGAGTTGGGGCCGTGGGGCATCACCGTGAACAACGTCGCTCCCGGCTTCGTCCGTTCCAACCCGACGACCGAACGGCAGTGGGAGTCGTACGGACCGGAGAAGCAGCGGGCGCTCGTCGAGAGCATCGCCTTGAAGCGACTCGGTACCGTCGAGGACATCGCCGCGGGGGTGCTCTTCTTCGCCTCGGAATCGGCGCGCTGGGTGACGGGACAGGTTCTTTCCATTGATGGTGGCCGATGA
- a CDS encoding ketopantoate reductase family protein, with protein MGAFLAKAGHEVTLVDNVPDHVATINDAGLRITGPIAEFTATVPAFTPETLRGTWDTIILATKAHHTAGAVRSLLPHLADDGCVVSAQNGLNELTIAEVVGEARTVGAFVNFGADYLEPGVLFYGGRGTVTVGEAFGPALARISPRVLAIRDGWRDFDERAFATDNIMGYLWGKEAYGAMLFVTALTNDSIADALAMPEYRGVYVAIAREMLAVADAHQVQPMAFDGFDPAAYRPDAPADAATQSLDALVAHNRRSAKTHSGIWRDLAIRKRPTEVDAQLGIVVRLGAAAGVPTPLTTRVVTMIQEIERGTRPQARENLEALTT; from the coding sequence ATGGGGGCGTTCCTGGCCAAGGCCGGGCACGAGGTGACCCTGGTCGACAACGTCCCCGACCATGTGGCCACCATCAACGACGCCGGGCTCCGGATCACCGGACCGATCGCCGAGTTCACCGCGACGGTGCCGGCTTTCACGCCGGAGACGCTGCGCGGGACGTGGGATACGATCATCCTCGCCACCAAGGCGCACCATACCGCCGGCGCGGTGCGTTCGCTCCTCCCCCACCTTGCGGACGATGGCTGCGTCGTCTCGGCGCAGAACGGCCTCAACGAGTTGACCATCGCCGAGGTCGTGGGCGAGGCGCGCACCGTTGGGGCGTTCGTCAATTTCGGCGCGGACTATCTGGAACCGGGCGTGCTCTTCTACGGCGGCCGGGGGACCGTGACGGTCGGTGAGGCATTCGGCCCCGCCCTCGCGCGGATCTCGCCGCGCGTGCTGGCCATCCGCGACGGCTGGCGCGACTTCGACGAACGCGCCTTCGCCACCGACAACATCATGGGCTATCTCTGGGGGAAGGAGGCGTACGGCGCCATGCTGTTCGTCACCGCCCTCACCAACGACTCGATCGCCGATGCGCTGGCGATGCCCGAGTATCGCGGCGTGTACGTTGCCATCGCCCGCGAGATGCTTGCCGTGGCCGACGCGCACCAGGTGCAGCCGATGGCGTTCGACGGCTTCGACCCGGCGGCCTACCGTCCCGACGCCCCGGCGGATGCCGCGACGCAATCACTCGATGCGCTGGTCGCCCACAACCGCCGCTCGGCCAAGACGCACAGCGGCATCTGGCGCGACCTCGCCATCCGCAAGCGCCCCACCGAGGTCGATGCCCAGCTCGGCATCGTGGTGCGACTCGGTGCCGCGGCCGGCGTGCCCACGCCGCTGACGACGCGGGTGGTCACGATGATCCAGGAGATCGAGCGCGGCACCCGCCCGCAAGCGCGCGAGAACCTCGAGGCACTCACGACGTGA
- a CDS encoding creatininase family protein, with protein sequence MRISDMHWMQVDAYLKRDDRAVLPLGSTEQHSYLRLTVDCILPEKVAVDAAEPLGIPVFPVLSYGVTPYFREYPGSISIRVETHLAIVRDILDGMAHSGFRRIMICNGHGGNGAVQQFAQEWAADHPGCKVLFHNWWNAPKTWAKVQAIDPVASHGSWMENFPWTRLPGVEYPTTQRPMVDLAKVRMLDPVAMRDYIPDGNYGGLYQRPDEDVLALWQVAVEETRELLDGAWGGPS encoded by the coding sequence ATGCGCATCAGTGACATGCACTGGATGCAGGTCGACGCGTATCTCAAGCGCGACGACCGCGCCGTCTTGCCCCTCGGCAGCACCGAACAGCACAGCTATCTCCGGCTCACGGTCGACTGCATCCTTCCCGAGAAGGTGGCCGTTGACGCGGCCGAACCGCTCGGCATCCCGGTCTTTCCGGTGCTCTCGTACGGCGTGACGCCGTACTTCCGGGAGTATCCGGGATCGATCTCGATCCGGGTCGAGACCCACCTCGCCATCGTGCGCGACATTCTCGACGGGATGGCGCACAGCGGCTTCCGACGGATCATGATCTGCAACGGCCATGGCGGGAACGGCGCGGTGCAGCAGTTCGCGCAGGAATGGGCCGCCGATCATCCAGGCTGCAAGGTGCTCTTCCACAACTGGTGGAATGCCCCGAAGACCTGGGCCAAGGTGCAGGCGATCGACCCGGTGGCCTCGCACGGCTCGTGGATGGAGAACTTCCCCTGGACGCGGCTTCCGGGTGTGGAGTATCCCACCACGCAGCGCCCGATGGTCGACCTCGCCAAGGTCCGGATGCTCGACCCGGTCGCGATGCGCGACTACATCCCCGACGGCAACTACGGCGGCCTCTACCAGCGCCCCGATGAGGATGTCCTTGCCCTCTGGCAGGTCGCCGTCGAAGAGACGCGAGAACTGCTTGATGGCGCGTGGGGTGGCCCATCGTGA
- a CDS encoding SRPBCC family protein codes for MPNIRLSEGRPIPAPAAAVYDIIADYRTGHPHILPAKYFGALDVLEGGRGAGTKIRFEMKAFGRLNIATGDVTEPRPGTELRETLTSGIVTTFLVEPRGPNAAMVTITTEYDKPGILGWFEKILATSYLRRVYTAELAQLERVALERLRTS; via the coding sequence ATGCCAAACATTCGCCTCTCGGAAGGTCGCCCGATCCCTGCCCCCGCGGCCGCCGTCTACGACATCATTGCGGACTACCGGACAGGGCACCCCCACATCCTCCCGGCCAAGTACTTCGGGGCGCTCGACGTCCTCGAGGGGGGCCGCGGCGCCGGCACGAAGATCCGCTTCGAGATGAAGGCGTTCGGCCGCCTGAACATCGCCACCGGTGATGTCACCGAGCCGCGGCCGGGGACGGAGCTGCGGGAGACGCTCACCTCCGGCATCGTCACCACCTTTCTGGTCGAGCCGCGCGGACCGAACGCTGCCATGGTCACGATCACGACCGAATACGACAAGCCCGGCATCCTGGGATGGTTCGAGAAGATCCTGGCGACGTCGTACCTGCGCCGCGTGTACACCGCCGAACTCGCGCAGCTTGAGCGCGTCGCGCTGGAGCGTCTGCGCACTTCCTGA
- a CDS encoding GNAT family N-acetyltransferase, which yields MPTIRHATPRDARELAHLGERTFREAFGPMNTPENMDHHTRERYGEAIQAEEIADPRMTTLVFEADGVLIGFTQLRWEVAPPCVAANTPGEIQRLYVASEWHGQGVAQQLMEAALGLMQARRCDVAWLGVWEHNPRAIAFYHKYGFAEVGELPFSLGDDDQRDLVMARPLVVI from the coding sequence ATGCCCACCATCCGCCACGCCACCCCGCGCGACGCCCGTGAACTCGCCCACCTCGGCGAGCGCACCTTTCGCGAGGCATTCGGCCCAATGAACACACCCGAGAACATGGATCACCACACCCGGGAACGGTACGGCGAGGCAATCCAGGCCGAGGAGATCGCCGACCCGCGCATGACCACCCTGGTCTTTGAGGCAGACGGCGTGCTGATCGGCTTCACTCAGCTCCGCTGGGAGGTGGCACCGCCGTGCGTCGCGGCGAACACCCCCGGCGAGATCCAGCGACTCTACGTGGCGAGCGAATGGCACGGCCAGGGCGTCGCCCAGCAGTTGATGGAGGCGGCGCTCGGGCTGATGCAGGCGCGCCGCTGCGACGTGGCCTGGCTCGGCGTCTGGGAACACAACCCGCGGGCGATCGCCTTCTACCACAAGTACGGCTTCGCCGAGGTCGGCGAGCTCCCCTTCTCCCTCGGCGACGACGACCAGCGAGACCTGGTGATGGCCCGACCCCTTGTCGTGATCTGA
- a CDS encoding TetR/AcrR family transcriptional regulator: MPPAVLSRDEVVARVMAVVRRQGYDGASLSELSKATGLGKSSLYHYFPDGKDDMVGAVVSHLDASLEAAVFAPLREPGQPAARLRAMNEVLEGFYHGGREACVLAILGVGDASRRFHPQVKKIFRSWIDAIASALRDDGLPRHVAQARAEDAVARIEGALVLARSLDEPAIFGRALQSLPDELLRR; this comes from the coding sequence ATGCCCCCCGCCGTACTGAGTCGAGATGAAGTCGTCGCCCGCGTGATGGCGGTGGTCCGCCGACAGGGGTACGACGGTGCCTCGCTTTCCGAACTCTCGAAGGCCACCGGTCTCGGCAAGTCGAGCCTCTACCACTACTTCCCCGATGGGAAGGACGACATGGTCGGCGCAGTCGTCAGCCACCTCGATGCTTCCCTCGAGGCGGCGGTGTTCGCGCCGCTCCGCGAGCCTGGCCAGCCAGCGGCCAGGTTGCGCGCCATGAACGAGGTGCTCGAGGGGTTCTATCACGGCGGCCGCGAGGCCTGCGTCCTCGCGATCCTCGGTGTTGGCGATGCCTCCCGCCGCTTCCATCCCCAGGTGAAGAAGATCTTCCGCAGCTGGATCGACGCGATCGCCAGCGCCCTTCGGGACGACGGCCTCCCACGGCACGTAGCCCAGGCGCGCGCCGAGGATGCCGTGGCGCGGATCGAGGGGGCGCTGGTGCTCGCACGCTCGCTCGACGAGCCGGCGATCTTCGGGCGGGCGCTGCAGAGTCTTCCGGACGAACTGCTGCGACGCTGA